TTTATCAAGGAAAGTgtcctcttttattcttcttttttctttcttttcttttttttctgaaacaTCCTTTTGTCaggacaataataaaattaagatgCTACCTGTCGACATTTCCTCTGTTCGTAATCAGCGAATCGAGAGAGGAACGTGATCGTAACCGTTGAAGCTGAATCAAATCGATAACGGACGGAGGATTCGGGTTGTATGTACGACAGCTGCTTCTTCTTGGATCGCGTGACAGGTGTCTTCTTcgagtagatacatataccataAGGAGTAGAATTTCTCAAGGTCGTTCGAGAGCTTGAGACTGGTCAACAGGAAATTCGTAAGGTCCGCGGAAGAAACTCTTCTCTCGGATGCTTCGATGCGTAAAAAGGTttacaggaaaagaaaaagagagaaagaaaagaataaaagaaaaaaaggaaagacaaaaggaaagaCTTTCGTTTCGGAACAAGCGCATCGAAAGGTTGCTCGGTCGAGGATGCTCCTGAATTGCCATGTCCATGTCGAATCGACGTCCTGGAAGAAGGACCAGATTTTGCGAAAGAGTCTCTGTCTTCGATGGAAATAACtaacaaaacgaaatatacCGACCAAATAGAAATCATTTGATCcgttcgataaaaagatataggACGAAATCGATAAATTGTTAAACATAATCCAAGAAGACTCGAAtccaataataaatttttatttctatcaaagTTGACGAAAtcaaagaataagaaaagcaaatatttGTCCATTCTTGATTCTACGTAACACCGGAACacttcatattttttcgttcgtaaaaTAATCGAACACCCACTACCATCACTACCACTATCCTCTTCTTTCCCCACCCTACTATTTCCAATCGatgatttcgaagaaaatagcTTCGTAACACTTCGTTCGATCGGCCCCGCCCAATAGAATCCATCGATGAACTTTAACTCGTATAAATAGAATACCATAACACTATGAATGCATGGTATACAGTCCCAGTTTATCCGTCCGACACGTAcaacatatgtatatccgtTCAGAGAACTGTTCGAagacaattttcttcttttccgatTCGacagaaataatatcgaaacacACACAACAACAgagacaacaacaacagcaacaacaacaacaacaacaaagaaagaaaaaaagaaaaaaagaaaacgtcgaaaataaaattgcattGCGAAGGCACGATCTACAGAGAGGGGAAggaggtaaaaaaagaaggaagaggagaggggagagggtgaggagaagaggaggaagagagggaggagagaagagagaagacagaaaaagggcgatcgaacgaaaaacgAGACCCGGTGACGTGTTCCCGTAAGTAAAAGAATCGTGGAACAGATCGTGATACAGGACATACGTGGTAGAGGCCCCGTCACCATAGGCCCCCGACACCCCAAGCGCGTACTGTATtagaaacgaatataaatataaatcgagcGTGGTACTGGCGTTAGTGGGTTCGGTAGTGGGAGATATCTCTCGGGTATTGGTGCCGTCGACGAAGTTACACGCACGAAGAAGGCTATAGTCCTGTCCTCGCTCGCGCACGAGGcccctttcctcctcttcctcctcctcttcttcctccttctctttctctttctctttctctttctcctcttcttccacttACCTTCCCTCCTTGTACTGCTGCTGGTGCTGCGTCGTTCTCCGTGAGGAAAGGCCCCGAGAGAGTGGGCTCAGTGTCCGCTCGGCCTCAGAGCGCCCCGTGccaagagagaaggaaggaaggaaagactGGTGAACGCCGCTTCTAGAAGGTTTTAATGCCTCACTCGCCGGCTCACGACGCGAGTTATAACCGCTCCCAACGGTATACAGTAACAAATAACGAAAATCAAAAAGAgatatacacgtgtgtatcTTCTTAACGTTCAGTGTTATACGAGGACTTTTAACCTAACATTCAAGATGTTTCTACACCGTGATCGGACAACGTTCGTCTAAGaagccttttttttttcttgcttcccCAACTCTGTCCACCCCACCTACCCTCCTCCTACCCTCGTCCGAccacccctctctttctctttcccctcgAGTAGAAAAGGATAACTCGAGAGAGATCATTCAATTGAATCTTTTCTCGGAgcaaatcgatcgaaagagagaaagaccacTACTACTGTCGTCCTgctgattttcttctttcttttttatttctctctctctctctctctctctctctctctctctctctctctctgtctgcctgtctgtctgtctccttctctctctccacttGTCCTTCCTCACCTCCTTCTCCTGTTCGTTCAACACGCCGTCGAGATACCCACGGCGCACGGCTTTGTAGTCCGCGAGCAGTGCCGCGTATTAAAACGTTAATCTCCGATGTGTACTACCGGTTATACGTACAGATtgcttgtttctctctctctctctctctctctctctctttccctccctctccccctctctctctttctctttctttctccctctcttgaTCGTTCCACCAGCCCTCCACCTCCCTTTCCTCAGCCCCTATCCTTTCGTCCTCTGGCTCGTTCGTGGCTGGTGCTTTCGCCGTAGCGCGTACTCgaccgtctctctttctctcttcttctatctctctctctctctctctctctctctctgtttctctctttccactcCCTAGCTCAATACATCTATAGaccttcgtcttcgttttcaccttcttctccttcttcttcttcttttgcttcatcttcgtcttcttttctttcatcttcctcttcttaaCCCCTCTTCAACACCCTAGTATCCCCTATAACCGCGAGTCCTTCATATTTCATCGAGCTCCTGTTAAAACGTTCATCGCTCCAATGAACCGCAAGGATTCGAAAACTCCCGCCAAAACTTTATCGCGATAGGACTAAATTGACCAGGTTAACGATGAACGTCGGAAGATCTCCCGAGGAGGACGTCCTTCGAATTACGAAGGACGGGAGATGTATGGAGAAAGAAAtcggatgatgatgatataagTTACGTCGACTCGACGCTGATTAATCTTAAAAACGTctgagaaaacgagaaagagagaaagagagagagagagaaagagagagagagagaaagatatgaagaaagagaagctgTCGAACGCGTTGATCGCGTTGGTGCGACCAGAGGCAAGCACCTCTACTTCGAGTAGCCTAGCCAGAAGGCGAACAGCTACTGTCCTTGGTTCCAGGAGATGGTGGCAGGGTGGTTGTTGGGCAACCAGAAGCCACCAGGAGGCCTACCTTCGACGACTCTACGCTAGAAAGAACGAACAACATACCGCGAAAGGCAATGCCGAGGATAGGAACGTCGAGGTCGAAGGTCGAAGGTCAGAACTTGGAAATAGTTGGTCGCAGTCCCAGATCGTTTACGATTTACCAGCGAACGGTGAACATTACCTCGACGATTTCTTGAGAAATCGTAAGGGCGATACTAACGAGGTCGATGTCGATGTCGTCGacgtagaagaagaggatgtcGTTGGTGTTATGGTTGGTTGTCCGGCCCTGACGGCCTCGCGTGCCAGTCCCACGGAGAAGTGCGTGGAATACTTGAACGGTGCTCATGACGCGACGACCACGGTGAACTTTGAAAACGATCGTCGCGAGCCCAATCGTATCAACGAGTGTGGATCCTTGCATTCTTGTTACGATGTCACGGAGTAAGTCTTTCGTCGATCGCttgaaaaatctttcattCGGGATATCaatcgaattatatttattattacatggaTTATAAGAATGAGAGATGGAGTGATAAAAAAGCTGTgatgtttattaaatttagcgaaaaagaaaaatgtaattttgacgataagttattttcttttttacagacTATAAAAGTGTAACATTGGATTGTATCGTCCCGTCTTTTAACGACGAAGGAAATAACTCGCgttatcgtataaaataattattgaattgGCCAATAAGTTATATCAGAATTTTTGATATCTTTTTGGGAATTGGGAATTGCGATATTAAATCTCAATGGTGTGATATTTGATtgcttaataaataaaagatactgTATTAATGAGGTTTACGTTTcgatatgaaatattcaaaatgaaCCAAtccaatattatataaattaattctctTTCGACGATTTAATGATTAACAAGACATACGATTTCACGTACAAAGGAAACTTATTAAGATAGTGTGAACTATCATTGTCTTCTTTCTGCGATTCAtaagattgataaaaaattgatatatacacCATATTAGGCTGGTACATAAATAATTGccgttttattataatacatttcttAGTTATAACGGCGCTCATAACTCGAAATGAACCGATTATTATTCCATGTTATTCGAGGTGTGAAAGAAACCTCTCTAGTTACTTTTCAAAAGATAATTACAAGTGTGACCTACCattgtcttctttttactaTCTGTAAGATCGATGAGAAATTGaagtgtatatattatataagatcgAAGTGACGTTTCATTACGATACACTTCTTACTTATAACCTCAGTTACATGTATCTCCAAAATGAAccgattattattctttattattatcaaagaaacgaaagagacagTACTTTCTCGATAGtacgaaaggaaaacaaattatgaaaatataatcttaatGCGGTTCGATGGTTAATAACGTTGACAATCGATTACAGAAAGGTGTGCAGAAGCTGCAGGTGTCCAAGGGAAGAACATCAACGAGGATCGACGGAAACGGGCGGCCCATCTGGATTGGGCCTTGGCCCGGGTCCGCCGATGGCGATGGCAATGGCGTTTCAAAGCGGTGCCGGGGCAGGCTCCCATCAGGAACCGTTCAAGAGCCCGGTGCAAGCGGCACCGGCTGGTCTTGCTCTCCAGGAAGCTCTGATGCATCATCAGAGGCACTCGCAGAGCGACGACGATAGCGGATGCGCACTCGAGGAGTACACGTGGGTACCGCCTGGCCTGAGGCCTGACCAGGTAAGGAAGAATGGTTAGGATATCTCTTTTCACAGATTCCTATCTCAAGCTCATATACATTCGACCGGCCGAtactctttctcattttcttattcatcTTATTCGTCTTTTTATCAATCCCTTAAGGCATTAACATCGCGTGCTTTGCACGAACGCGTCCTTGAAACTTACACCTTTTAACTCTTCCGATTGATAGATAGGTATCTCGAGTCGACATATAGCACaaaaattcctttctttcctttcgccTTTTTCCTCTACTATCCTCATTTATCATCGGCTCGATAGAACGATTACTTTTTATCGCGATCACGAGTATGTCGTTCGCTTCTACGTTTTGTATCTAACAAGGAAAAGCcggatatacgtatgtatagaaATAACCACTTATCTATCTCCTCGCTTTACGTATTTtcacattttaattatttgtatatctaattacaattttaacaGGACTAGACTGAAACGTACTCGTTTCACGATCGGTTATACCGCCGCGTGCATGCCCATTAAACCGTGAGAGCGCAATTTAATCCATGAGAACACCACCGCGACGGTACACTCTATAGTTATACAGGATGTTGCAGGAGTTGGGCGCGAATGAAAATGCACCGTAGAAAATTGCTGCTCGAGCGCGACTACTTATTAGATTAGACTGCTTTTTTACGCGGGATCGATTTCGTTCCGTTAACATCGATTCtgatttattcaaatatgCGTGGATAAGTTACACCGTTATCATTGATCTTCCAACATCagaaatcatatatattttcttaaaatcgtTCTCTTTCATAACAATgatcgtataataatattatagctCGCAATTAGTTTAatcaataatgataaatagtAAAGCAAAGTcactctcttttatttttatatttatcctaAGAAGAACAAACAAACGTATATTATTTGAATCATTGTCATCATTTACTcgcgatttttattaaaaatatgaaaactaTGTAAACAcgtttatatcaaaatatacatttgtaataaaagtcaattattttatacttttctcattcattcattgttagttatatatctgcttacaatatatacataattatattcctCGATAAAGAACTTCATTGATCAAATATTATGTTAACCAATGACTCGTTTGAAATGTTATAGGTCCACCTGTATTTCAGTAGTCTACCAGAAGAGAAAATACCTTATACGGGTAGTGCTGGTGAACGCGAGAGGGTTAAACAACTCCTTCAACAGCTACCACCGCATGATAACGAAGCTAGATATTGTAGCGGTCTTTCGGAGGAAGAGAAACGTGAGTTGAGAGTTTTCGCGGCACAACGGAAACGGGAAGCTCTTGGTAGAGGACATGCGAGTCAATTGGAGAGGCCACACACCAGCGGATGTCGAGAATGCTCGAGGCCGATCGCGACCGGTGAGATGGCAGTTGCAGCGAGTCGTGCCGGTCCTTCTGCCCTTTGGCATCCTGCATGCTTCGTTTGTTGCGTCTGTCGTCAACTCCTCGTTGATCTCATTTATTTCTGGCGAGATGGGAGGCTCTATTGTGGTCGTCATCACGCGGAAACATTAAAGCCACGATGTTGTGCCTGCGACGAGATCATTCTAGCTGACGAATGTACCGAAGCAGAAGGTAGAGCCTGGCATATGAGACATTTCGCATGTCTCGAGTGCGATCGACAGGTAAAATAAAATCCTTAAGGAtcccattttttctctttagtttCATCATAATTCAAATAAgaggaaattaaattaaattatgtattaataagATACATAATTTTCGATTTAGATTACGTAAATTGTATTATGTTGTAATTCCTATGTCCTGTCAATTCACGATATcacgttataaaataaaaagtgatatCAACAATAATTATCTCTGAAAATCTTGGAAATATCCATAttcaattgtatatatatgatatccATTGTTGCTTACCTTTTAGAAgctttgagaaaaaaagaacattgattccttcctatttttttttttgacttcatttaaaaaaaaaaaaaagaaggaaactaTGGAAAGACTGATCGTAAATgcaacgtttaaataaaattttacatatcAATGAAACGTTTGCAGCTCGGCGGTCAGAGGTACGTTATGAGGGAAGGacgaccatattgtcttcgttGTTTCGATGCCTCCTTTGCCGAATATTGCGACAGCTGCGGCGAACCGATAGGCGTTGATCAAGGTCAAATGTCGCACGAAGGTCAACATTGGCACGCGACAGAAGCATGCTTTTGTTGTGCCACTTGTCGTACCTCGCTTTTGGGCCGTCCTTTTCTTCCTAGACGGGGTGCTATCTATTGCAGCATAGCCTGTAGTAAAGGAGAGCCACCAACGACACCGAGTGATTCTTCGGCCggtcctccacctccaccttctTTTCTTAGGTAAATACTCCATGAAAATTAATAGGTTCTTTCCAAtggattatttaaaagatattgaaCAATTATCGTTGAGACGATATCGTGATCAGTCTCTTAATATCTAAAcagatttatattcttttgtaaaagagaactgttcttttcgttttttcttcgttttttcttcttctttttttttctttcttctatagaGGTAGAAGACAAGCAGCACCAACGAGCGAAGGTTCCTCGAgtccaccaccacctccacctccccCACCACCACCAGGAACCAGACACGTTTCTGGATCGCTCAGAAACTCGCCAAGATTGACGAGAAAACATCAGCAAGTCTCATCCTCGATAGCGACAACCCCAACACAGAGTACCTTGAGTCCAGAATTCCCAACGGAGGGATTTCCCACTAGTGGATCTAGGGGTGGAGGTCTCGATAGGGTACTTCTCGAAAGGAATCTCGAGAGATTGTTGCAAGAACGTGGCTCTCATCCTGAAGAAAATCGTAGCGATTTAGGAAGGTATGATTGTCGTGATTTTTTTGAAGGTATGATGTCCttcaaggagaaaaaaaaagtaatcgatCTATACTATTAAGAACTTTTTTTGACGACGTATTATAtctaatcaaaaaaaaaaaaaatttacgctTGCTCGATCGTATTAATAAATCTgtaaagttaataaatattttctcatttgtAGACTAATGCAAGCGAGGGACCGAGAGCCACTTCGATGCGTTCAAAACTGTACACCTTCTCACGCTTCGAGCATGCCTGAACTTCCAGCGTCTGCATTGAGAGCTTCACCTTCAACATCGGTACCACCTACGATTGGTATTGCAGCTGGTGCATCGACCATCACGCTCGCTCAAGAGTCACCAACGTCACCAACGAATCTCGCTGCAAGTCAAACGGATCCACCGACGCCTACGTCGCGACGTGTGCGATTCCAAGGTGACTTGGACGTAAACGATCATGGGGTACCATCCACGAGTAACGTCCCTGTTTCACCAGCGAACGATACCAATTCATCATCCTCGCCGTCTCCACCACCGAATAATCCTTTGTCCAGGACTAACGTTCCTCGATCGAGAAGTTTGCAACCTGAGGAGGTCGCCAGTACGTCGACTTGGGGTGCGTTGAATTCCTATCGTTCTTCGTGTATAAATGGAAATTTTACACGGGCTTTACTGTAAATCAATGTAATTCCGGCGTATATACCTCGTTGCCTATAAAAGACATTCCAAGAAGTTCGCGAATTCCTGCATTGTCTAAAATTACATATACCtggtatatatatctatacaaaaATTCCTCAAATTCTTCGGAATAAGGAAATTAATATTCGCgtaaaatgaaattcgaaCGGAGATTCTCCAACGGATTTATTAAACTTAGTCTtcttatcataaaaatatttattgtatacttttatacttttatctgCCCGTTATAATTCGCATTTGTTTAATAGAAATTGTTAATCGCAATAACAGAAATGTTAATAAGAAGATCGTATCAAAGTTGCAGTTTCAAAgccaataattaaaatttatttgtcgATATCGTCAACAGGTGCAGCCGGATCGTCAAGGTCAAGACTGGACGAAGCAGAGGACGCTGAAAGTTGCTGCTCGACTTGTAGTTCTTCTAGTAGTTCGGACGAGGCTGCAGCATATGCTTTACCACCTAGAAGAGCTTACGGTGGTGTCCGTATTTCTTACGTACCGAATGATGCGGTTGCGTGCGCGCGGAAACGGACTCAaccgtcttcgtcttcgtcaaATCAAGCTCAAAAGGACACCGAAAAATGCGTCGTGTCTTGATGATCGTGCTTAAATATCCGCAGGACATCTTGCGGTTTTGTATTACGCTTAATATTTGTACGATCGATGGATCTCCTTCCTCTTGGTGTGCGCGACGAGAAACGAGCAAAGACTGTAG
This window of the Vespula vulgaris chromosome 6, iyVesVulg1.1, whole genome shotgun sequence genome carries:
- the LOC127064390 gene encoding protein prickle-like isoform X2, translating into MPHSPAHDASYNRSQRRWWQGGCWATRSHQEAYLRRLYARKNEQHTAKGNAEDRNVEVEGRRSELGNSWSQSQIVYDLPANGEHYLDDFLRNRKGDTNEVDVDVVDVEEEDVVGVMVGCPALTASRASPTEKCVEYLNGAHDATTTVNFENDRREPNRINECGSLHSCYDVTEKVCRSCRCPREEHQRGSTETGGPSGLGLGPGPPMAMAMAFQSGAGAGSHQEPFKSPVQAAPAGLALQEALMHHQRHSQSDDDSGCALEEYTWVPPGLRPDQVHLYFSSLPEEKIPYTGSAGERERVKQLLQQLPPHDNEARYCSGLSEEEKRELRVFAAQRKREALGRGHASQLERPHTSGCRECSRPIATGEMAVAASRAGPSALWHPACFVCCVCRQLLVDLIYFWRDGRLYCGRHHAETLKPRCCACDEIILADECTEAEGRAWHMRHFACLECDRQLGGQRYVMREGRPYCLRCFDASFAEYCDSCGEPIGVDQGQMSHEGQHWHATEACFCCATCRTSLLGRPFLPRRGAIYCSIACSKGEPPTTPSDSSAGPPPPPSFLRGRRQAAPTSEGSSSPPPPPPPPPPPGTRHVSGSLRNSPRLTRKHQQVSSSIATTPTQSTLSPEFPTEGFPTSGSRGGGLDRVLLERNLERLLQERGSHPEENRSDLGRLMQARDREPLRCVQNCTPSHASSMPELPASALRASPSTSVPPTIGIAAGASTITLAQESPTSPTNLAASQTDPPTPTSRRVRFQGDLDVNDHGVPSTSNVPVSPANDTNSSSSPSPPPNNPLSRTNVPRSRSLQPEEVASTSTWGAAGSSRSRLDEAEDAESCCSTCSSSSSSDEAAAYALPPRRAYGGVRISYVPNDAVACARKRTQPSSSSSNQAQKDTEKCVVS
- the LOC127064390 gene encoding protein prickle-like isoform X1, encoding MKKEKLSNALIALVRPEASTSTSSSLARRRTATVLGSRRWWQGGCWATRSHQEAYLRRLYARKNEQHTAKGNAEDRNVEVEGRRSELGNSWSQSQIVYDLPANGEHYLDDFLRNRKGDTNEVDVDVVDVEEEDVVGVMVGCPALTASRASPTEKCVEYLNGAHDATTTVNFENDRREPNRINECGSLHSCYDVTEKVCRSCRCPREEHQRGSTETGGPSGLGLGPGPPMAMAMAFQSGAGAGSHQEPFKSPVQAAPAGLALQEALMHHQRHSQSDDDSGCALEEYTWVPPGLRPDQVHLYFSSLPEEKIPYTGSAGERERVKQLLQQLPPHDNEARYCSGLSEEEKRELRVFAAQRKREALGRGHASQLERPHTSGCRECSRPIATGEMAVAASRAGPSALWHPACFVCCVCRQLLVDLIYFWRDGRLYCGRHHAETLKPRCCACDEIILADECTEAEGRAWHMRHFACLECDRQLGGQRYVMREGRPYCLRCFDASFAEYCDSCGEPIGVDQGQMSHEGQHWHATEACFCCATCRTSLLGRPFLPRRGAIYCSIACSKGEPPTTPSDSSAGPPPPPSFLRGRRQAAPTSEGSSSPPPPPPPPPPPGTRHVSGSLRNSPRLTRKHQQVSSSIATTPTQSTLSPEFPTEGFPTSGSRGGGLDRVLLERNLERLLQERGSHPEENRSDLGRLMQARDREPLRCVQNCTPSHASSMPELPASALRASPSTSVPPTIGIAAGASTITLAQESPTSPTNLAASQTDPPTPTSRRVRFQGDLDVNDHGVPSTSNVPVSPANDTNSSSSPSPPPNNPLSRTNVPRSRSLQPEEVASTSTWGAAGSSRSRLDEAEDAESCCSTCSSSSSSDEAAAYALPPRRAYGGVRISYVPNDAVACARKRTQPSSSSSNQAQKDTEKCVVS
- the LOC127064390 gene encoding protein prickle-like isoform X3, coding for MLHRTSVYARSMLSQGQDSPSSGYSSNNAVYQGAPCGQCRELCPAGYVPHFWRKVCRSCRCPREEHQRGSTETGGPSGLGLGPGPPMAMAMAFQSGAGAGSHQEPFKSPVQAAPAGLALQEALMHHQRHSQSDDDSGCALEEYTWVPPGLRPDQVHLYFSSLPEEKIPYTGSAGERERVKQLLQQLPPHDNEARYCSGLSEEEKRELRVFAAQRKREALGRGHASQLERPHTSGCRECSRPIATGEMAVAASRAGPSALWHPACFVCCVCRQLLVDLIYFWRDGRLYCGRHHAETLKPRCCACDEIILADECTEAEGRAWHMRHFACLECDRQLGGQRYVMREGRPYCLRCFDASFAEYCDSCGEPIGVDQGQMSHEGQHWHATEACFCCATCRTSLLGRPFLPRRGAIYCSIACSKGEPPTTPSDSSAGPPPPPSFLRGRRQAAPTSEGSSSPPPPPPPPPPPGTRHVSGSLRNSPRLTRKHQQVSSSIATTPTQSTLSPEFPTEGFPTSGSRGGGLDRVLLERNLERLLQERGSHPEENRSDLGRLMQARDREPLRCVQNCTPSHASSMPELPASALRASPSTSVPPTIGIAAGASTITLAQESPTSPTNLAASQTDPPTPTSRRVRFQGDLDVNDHGVPSTSNVPVSPANDTNSSSSPSPPPNNPLSRTNVPRSRSLQPEEVASTSTWGAAGSSRSRLDEAEDAESCCSTCSSSSSSDEAAAYALPPRRAYGGVRISYVPNDAVACARKRTQPSSSSSNQAQKDTEKCVVS
- the LOC127064390 gene encoding protein prickle-like isoform X5, coding for MMHHRFSHSQYFYGELLGWQMSNVQRTRVKYANIRKVCRSCRCPREEHQRGSTETGGPSGLGLGPGPPMAMAMAFQSGAGAGSHQEPFKSPVQAAPAGLALQEALMHHQRHSQSDDDSGCALEEYTWVPPGLRPDQVHLYFSSLPEEKIPYTGSAGERERVKQLLQQLPPHDNEARYCSGLSEEEKRELRVFAAQRKREALGRGHASQLERPHTSGCRECSRPIATGEMAVAASRAGPSALWHPACFVCCVCRQLLVDLIYFWRDGRLYCGRHHAETLKPRCCACDEIILADECTEAEGRAWHMRHFACLECDRQLGGQRYVMREGRPYCLRCFDASFAEYCDSCGEPIGVDQGQMSHEGQHWHATEACFCCATCRTSLLGRPFLPRRGAIYCSIACSKGEPPTTPSDSSAGPPPPPSFLRGRRQAAPTSEGSSSPPPPPPPPPPPGTRHVSGSLRNSPRLTRKHQQVSSSIATTPTQSTLSPEFPTEGFPTSGSRGGGLDRVLLERNLERLLQERGSHPEENRSDLGRLMQARDREPLRCVQNCTPSHASSMPELPASALRASPSTSVPPTIGIAAGASTITLAQESPTSPTNLAASQTDPPTPTSRRVRFQGDLDVNDHGVPSTSNVPVSPANDTNSSSSPSPPPNNPLSRTNVPRSRSLQPEEVASTSTWGAAGSSRSRLDEAEDAESCCSTCSSSSSSDEAAAYALPPRRAYGGVRISYVPNDAVACARKRTQPSSSSSNQAQKDTEKCVVS
- the LOC127064390 gene encoding protein prickle-like isoform X4, with the translated sequence MLSQGQDSPSSGYSSNNAVYQGAPCGQCRELCPAGYVPHFWRKVCRSCRCPREEHQRGSTETGGPSGLGLGPGPPMAMAMAFQSGAGAGSHQEPFKSPVQAAPAGLALQEALMHHQRHSQSDDDSGCALEEYTWVPPGLRPDQVHLYFSSLPEEKIPYTGSAGERERVKQLLQQLPPHDNEARYCSGLSEEEKRELRVFAAQRKREALGRGHASQLERPHTSGCRECSRPIATGEMAVAASRAGPSALWHPACFVCCVCRQLLVDLIYFWRDGRLYCGRHHAETLKPRCCACDEIILADECTEAEGRAWHMRHFACLECDRQLGGQRYVMREGRPYCLRCFDASFAEYCDSCGEPIGVDQGQMSHEGQHWHATEACFCCATCRTSLLGRPFLPRRGAIYCSIACSKGEPPTTPSDSSAGPPPPPSFLRGRRQAAPTSEGSSSPPPPPPPPPPPGTRHVSGSLRNSPRLTRKHQQVSSSIATTPTQSTLSPEFPTEGFPTSGSRGGGLDRVLLERNLERLLQERGSHPEENRSDLGRLMQARDREPLRCVQNCTPSHASSMPELPASALRASPSTSVPPTIGIAAGASTITLAQESPTSPTNLAASQTDPPTPTSRRVRFQGDLDVNDHGVPSTSNVPVSPANDTNSSSSPSPPPNNPLSRTNVPRSRSLQPEEVASTSTWGAAGSSRSRLDEAEDAESCCSTCSSSSSSDEAAAYALPPRRAYGGVRISYVPNDAVACARKRTQPSSSSSNQAQKDTEKCVVS
- the LOC127064390 gene encoding protein prickle-like isoform X6, giving the protein MAMAMAFQSGAGAGSHQEPFKSPVQAAPAGLALQEALMHHQRHSQSDDDSGCALEEYTWVPPGLRPDQVHLYFSSLPEEKIPYTGSAGERERVKQLLQQLPPHDNEARYCSGLSEEEKRELRVFAAQRKREALGRGHASQLERPHTSGCRECSRPIATGEMAVAASRAGPSALWHPACFVCCVCRQLLVDLIYFWRDGRLYCGRHHAETLKPRCCACDEIILADECTEAEGRAWHMRHFACLECDRQLGGQRYVMREGRPYCLRCFDASFAEYCDSCGEPIGVDQGQMSHEGQHWHATEACFCCATCRTSLLGRPFLPRRGAIYCSIACSKGEPPTTPSDSSAGPPPPPSFLRGRRQAAPTSEGSSSPPPPPPPPPPPGTRHVSGSLRNSPRLTRKHQQVSSSIATTPTQSTLSPEFPTEGFPTSGSRGGGLDRVLLERNLERLLQERGSHPEENRSDLGRLMQARDREPLRCVQNCTPSHASSMPELPASALRASPSTSVPPTIGIAAGASTITLAQESPTSPTNLAASQTDPPTPTSRRVRFQGDLDVNDHGVPSTSNVPVSPANDTNSSSSPSPPPNNPLSRTNVPRSRSLQPEEVASTSTWGAAGSSRSRLDEAEDAESCCSTCSSSSSSDEAAAYALPPRRAYGGVRISYVPNDAVACARKRTQPSSSSSNQAQKDTEKCVVS